From one Malus sylvestris chromosome 1, drMalSylv7.2, whole genome shotgun sequence genomic stretch:
- the LOC126633329 gene encoding uncharacterized protein LOC126633329 isoform X3, with translation MLGVIKAMINQATTCFPTLTIRLGEIIQIICGGNLNNSNKMDIVSKRRSSIQNLCNMLNQTQGSQKEEQLPPSEEFYQWPYEPSQPPQQSTQFNSGMSLDNDTLNKLLTSLNQGVENQNQEMQDRVKRVDELEMQVGQIVEFMAQIRDQSELSNSNIANSKAESEIDEAITLEGDMKDEAVPEPSKHSPNMDELLLQAKEEEDDLGSLEEFLLQAPQIPMSSNSGEEVLNSLHSNIIPPNVLCPCRFLIPNIKESEKDIVEALPKVQSDIPILGAPKQVSDGIETFKEPCTPRKGIQENEVVEAYQEYIQEAVHETIKPKAVEFDDTGQATTIIVNLAKFKVPEMFKDVVFVIEFVSEKESSASVVGGASAVGGATEGGGNRG, from the exons atgcttggggttatcaaggctatGATTAACCAAgcaacaacatgttttccaacgcttacaattcggcttggagagatcattcaaattatatgtggggggaacctcaacaattccaacaagatggatattgtcagcaagaggaggagttctattcaaaacctatgcaatatgctcaatcaaactcag GgttcacaaaaagaagaacaattgccgccatcggaagagttctatcagtggccatatgaaccgtcacagccaccacaacaatcaacccaattcaattcaggtatgtccttggataatgatacacttaataagttactcacctctttgaatcagggagtagaaaatcaaaaccaggaGATGCAAGACCGAGTCAAAAGAGTGGACGAATTGGAGATgcaagttgggcagattgtggaattcatggcacagattcgagatcaaagtgaactttccaactcaaacattgcaaattcaaaagcagaaagtgaaatcgatgaagccatcactttggaaggtgacatgaaggatgaagctgtcccagaaccatccaaacacagcccgaacatggatgaattgctgctgcaagcaaaagaggaggaggacgacctgggcagtttagaagaattcttgctgcaagctcctcaaatccctatgtcatccaactcaggtgaggaagttctaaattcacttcattctaacattattccaccgaatgtcctttgtccttgcaggtttttgattccaaatatcaaagagagtgaaaaagacattgtggaagctcttccaaaggtgcaaagtgatatcccaattcttggtgcaccaaaacaagtttccgatggtattgaaacgttcaaagaaccttgcacaccaagaaaagggattcaagaaaatgaagtggttgaagcatatcaagaatacatccaagaggctgtgcatgagacaatcaagcccaaagcagttgagtttgatgacacgggacaagccacaaccatcatagtaaacctggccaagttcaaagtcccggaaatgttcaaagatgtggtgtttgtcattgagtttgtgtcggaaaaagaaa gtagtgcttcagtagtcggcggagcttcagcagtcggcggggccacagaaggaggaggcaacagaggttga
- the LOC126633329 gene encoding uncharacterized protein LOC126633329 isoform X1, translating into MFSNAYNSAWRDHSNYMWGEPQQFQQDGYCQQEEEFYSKPMQYAQSNSGSSINYNQILNELNCLVQGSQNQAKEAQQDAYWQPYDEFYSRPMQPPQHPPQQFQSNQSMPVNYNEILEGLISLAQGSQKEEQLPPSEEFYQWPYEPSQPPQQSTQFNSGMSLDNDTLNKLLTSLNQGVENQNQEMQDRVKRVDELEMQVGQIVEFMAQIRDQSELSNSNIANSKAESEIDEAITLEGDMKDEAVPEPSKHSPNMDELLLQAKEEEDDLGSLEEFLLQAPQIPMSSNSGEEVLNSLHSNIIPPNVLCPCRFLIPNIKESEKDIVEALPKVQSDIPILGAPKQVSDGIETFKEPCTPRKGIQENEVVEAYQEYIQEAVHETIKPKAVEFDDTGQATTIIVNLAKFKVPEMFKDVVFVIEFVSEKESSASVVGGASAVGGATEGGGNRG; encoded by the exons atgttttccaacgcttacaattcggcttggagagatcattcaaattatatgtggggggaacctcaacaattccaacaagatggatattgtcagcaagaggaggagttctattcaaaacctatgcaatatgctcaatcaaactcaggttcgtcaataaattataatcaaattcttaatgaattaaattgtttggtgcagggctcacaaaatcaagccaaggaggctcaacaagatgcatattggcagccatatgacgagttctattcaagacctatgcagccaccacaacatcccccacaacaattccaatcaaatcaaagtatgcccgtgaattataatgaaattcttgaaggaCTAATTTCTTTGGCCCAGGgttcacaaaaagaagaacaattgccgccatcggaagagttctatcagtggccatatgaaccgtcacagccaccacaacaatcaacccaattcaattcaggtatgtccttggataatgatacacttaataagttactcacctctttgaatcagggagtagaaaatcaaaaccaggaGATGCAAGACCGAGTCAAAAGAGTGGACGAATTGGAGATgcaagttgggcagattgtggaattcatggcacagattcgagatcaaagtgaactttccaactcaaacattgcaaattcaaaagcagaaagtgaaatcgatgaagccatcactttggaaggtgacatgaaggatgaagctgtcccagaaccatccaaacacagcccgaacatggatgaattgctgctgcaagcaaaagaggaggaggacgacctgggcagtttagaagaattcttgctgcaagctcctcaaatccctatgtcatccaactcaggtgaggaagttctaaattcacttcattctaacattattccaccgaatgtcctttgtccttgcaggtttttgattccaaatatcaaagagagtgaaaaagacattgtggaagctcttccaaaggtgcaaagtgatatcccaattcttggtgcaccaaaacaagtttccgatggtattgaaacgttcaaagaaccttgcacaccaagaaaagggattcaagaaaatgaagtggttgaagcatatcaagaatacatccaagaggctgtgcatgagacaatcaagcccaaagcagttgagtttgatgacacgggacaagccacaaccatcatagtaaacctggccaagttcaaagtcccggaaatgttcaaagatgtggtgtttgtcattgagtttgtgtcggaaaaagaaa gtagtgcttcagtagtcggcggagcttcagcagtcggcggggccacagaaggaggaggcaacagaggttga
- the LOC126633329 gene encoding uncharacterized protein LOC126633329 isoform X2 — translation MFSNAYNSAWRDHSNYMWGEPQQFQQDGYCQQEEEFYSKPMQYAQSNSGSSINYNQILNELNCLVQGSQNQAKEAQQDAYWQPYDEFYSRPMQPPQHPPQQFQSNQSMPVNYNEILEGLISLAQGSQKEEQLPPSEEFYQWPYEPSQPPQQSTQFNSGMSLDNDTLNKLLTSLNQGVENQNQEMQDRVKRVDELEMQVGQIVEFMAQIRDQSELSNSNIANSKAESEIDEAITLEGDMKDEAVPEPSKHSPNMDELLLQAKEEEDDLGSLEEFLLQAPQIPMSSNSGEEVLNSLHSNIIPPNVLCPCRFLIPNIKESEKDIVEALPKVQSDIPILGAPKQVSDGIETFKEPCTPRKGIQENEVVEAYQEYIQEAVHETIKPKAVEFDDTGQATTIIVNLAKFKVPEMFKDVVFVIEFVSEKERTFGYFHP, via the exons atgttttccaacgcttacaattcggcttggagagatcattcaaattatatgtggggggaacctcaacaattccaacaagatggatattgtcagcaagaggaggagttctattcaaaacctatgcaatatgctcaatcaaactcaggttcgtcaataaattataatcaaattcttaatgaattaaattgtttggtgcagggctcacaaaatcaagccaaggaggctcaacaagatgcatattggcagccatatgacgagttctattcaagacctatgcagccaccacaacatcccccacaacaattccaatcaaatcaaagtatgcccgtgaattataatgaaattcttgaaggaCTAATTTCTTTGGCCCAGGgttcacaaaaagaagaacaattgccgccatcggaagagttctatcagtggccatatgaaccgtcacagccaccacaacaatcaacccaattcaattcaggtatgtccttggataatgatacacttaataagttactcacctctttgaatcagggagtagaaaatcaaaaccaggaGATGCAAGACCGAGTCAAAAGAGTGGACGAATTGGAGATgcaagttgggcagattgtggaattcatggcacagattcgagatcaaagtgaactttccaactcaaacattgcaaattcaaaagcagaaagtgaaatcgatgaagccatcactttggaaggtgacatgaaggatgaagctgtcccagaaccatccaaacacagcccgaacatggatgaattgctgctgcaagcaaaagaggaggaggacgacctgggcagtttagaagaattcttgctgcaagctcctcaaatccctatgtcatccaactcaggtgaggaagttctaaattcacttcattctaacattattccaccgaatgtcctttgtccttgcaggtttttgattccaaatatcaaagagagtgaaaaagacattgtggaagctcttccaaaggtgcaaagtgatatcccaattcttggtgcaccaaaacaagtttccgatggtattgaaacgttcaaagaaccttgcacaccaagaaaagggattcaagaaaatgaagtggttgaagcatatcaagaatacatccaagaggctgtgcatgagacaatcaagcccaaagcagttgagtttgatgacacgggacaagccacaaccatcatagtaaacctggccaagttcaaagtcccggaaatgttcaaagatgtggtgtttgtcattgagtttgtgtcggaaaaagaaa gaacttttggttatttccacccttga